Within the Alteromonas sp. M12 genome, the region TTCTAGAATATTGTGTAGCGATCATACTCGCACCCAGCAGACAGCAAAGCCGGTTCAGCAACTATTGGGCTGCGAATTAGTTTTATCGGAACTGTTACAGGAACGTAATTTGGGAGCGCTCAGAGGAACCCCTTGGAAGCAAATTGACTTTGATTTTTTAGCCGCCGATTATCAACCCGAAAATGGCGAAAGTCAGCACCAATTTGGTCAACGTGTTGAGCTAGCGTGGCAACACATTATTGAGCAGGCGAACGCGGTAGAAGACAGCTTGATGGTCATGACTCATGGCTTGGTCTTACGATATATTTTAGAACACATTTTAAAAATTGATCGGCTGAGTTTAGAGCGCGCTGGATTTGAAAATACCTGTGTAACCCAGATAGCTAAAAACGATTTCAGTAAAATTCAGTTACTTTGTGACATTAAACATTTACGTCAAACAGTCGTAAAGGGGGCTGCGGTTTAGC harbors:
- a CDS encoding histidine phosphatase family protein, with product MMSIYLVRHGETDGNRNRIVQTPETPLSAHGQQQAKDLADAYQHHAISRILCSDHTRTQQTAKPVQQLLGCELVLSELLQERNLGALRGTPWKQIDFDFLAADYQPENGESQHQFGQRVELAWQHIIEQANAVEDSLMVMTHGLVLRYILEHILKIDRLSLERAGFENTCVTQIAKNDFSKIQLLCDIKHLRQTVVKGAAV